The proteins below come from a single Agromyces flavus genomic window:
- a CDS encoding ATP-dependent helicase — protein sequence MTDADPLLAALDDEQRIVAEALNGPVCVLAGAGTGKTRAITHRIAYGVASGSYDPARVMALTFTTRAAAELRARLRALGAGGVQARTFHAAALAQLNHFWPIVAGGPAPRVLEFKGRLLGLAAERCRLKVDTATLRDVAAEIEVRKVTGLSMDEYRARLASRGAPGTLDAEQLLSLVDAYETLKDERRMIDFEDVLLATAGMIESEPAVAMQVREGYRHFVVDEYQDVSPAQQQLLDLWLGDRDEVCVVGDASQTIYSFAGASAEYLLGFERRHPEATLVRLERNYRSTPEIVEVANRLMRGRPGALRLVAAPADGGDPAVADGAAAPPARPAAAAAAHGVAPVVVAFPDELTEARGVATRIRARIDAGVPAEAIAVLLRVNSQSALLEQALGEVGVPARVRGAQRFFDRAEVRQAVHAIRAQALAATDEPVFKAVSDVLRSLDWSVEPPPGPGAVRDRWESLNAIARLVDDLPPGTTLRAFADDLRARAEAQHEPAIAAVTLATLHSAKGLEWDEVHLVGLTEGMLPIAYATGLEAIDEERRLLYVGLTRARRRLTLSWAARAAAHRGEREPSRFLRELDIRTPDARRSAGVPVGANRPRR from the coding sequence ATGACCGATGCCGATCCGCTGCTCGCCGCGCTCGACGACGAGCAGCGCATCGTCGCCGAGGCGCTGAACGGCCCGGTGTGCGTGCTGGCCGGCGCCGGCACCGGCAAGACGCGCGCGATCACGCACCGCATCGCGTACGGCGTGGCCTCGGGATCGTACGACCCGGCGCGCGTGATGGCGCTCACCTTCACGACGCGCGCCGCGGCCGAGCTCCGTGCCCGACTCCGCGCACTCGGTGCGGGCGGCGTCCAGGCGCGCACCTTCCACGCGGCCGCGCTCGCCCAGCTCAACCACTTCTGGCCGATCGTCGCGGGCGGTCCGGCACCGCGCGTGCTCGAGTTCAAGGGCCGGCTGCTGGGCCTCGCGGCCGAGCGCTGCAGGCTGAAGGTCGACACGGCGACGCTGCGGGATGTCGCGGCCGAGATCGAGGTGCGCAAGGTCACCGGCCTCTCGATGGACGAGTACCGTGCGCGCCTCGCGAGTCGCGGCGCCCCGGGCACGCTCGACGCCGAGCAGCTGCTCTCGCTGGTCGACGCGTACGAGACGCTCAAGGACGAGCGCCGCATGATCGACTTCGAGGACGTCCTGCTCGCCACCGCGGGCATGATCGAGTCCGAACCCGCGGTCGCCATGCAGGTGCGCGAGGGGTACCGGCACTTCGTCGTCGACGAGTACCAGGACGTCTCGCCGGCGCAGCAGCAGCTGCTCGACCTGTGGCTCGGCGACCGCGACGAGGTGTGCGTGGTCGGCGACGCGAGCCAGACCATCTACTCGTTCGCGGGTGCGTCGGCCGAGTATCTCCTCGGCTTCGAGCGCCGCCACCCCGAGGCCACGCTCGTGCGCCTCGAGCGCAATTACCGGTCGACGCCCGAGATCGTCGAGGTCGCGAATCGCCTCATGCGCGGGCGACCGGGCGCGCTGCGACTCGTCGCGGCGCCGGCCGACGGCGGCGATCCGGCGGTGGCGGATGGCGCGGCCGCGCCGCCCGCGCGACCGGCCGCCGCCGCCGCGGCGCACGGCGTTGCGCCCGTGGTCGTCGCCTTCCCCGACGAGCTGACCGAGGCCCGCGGCGTCGCCACGCGCATCCGCGCCCGCATCGACGCGGGCGTCCCGGCCGAGGCGATCGCGGTGCTGCTCCGGGTGAACTCGCAGTCCGCGCTCCTCGAGCAGGCGCTCGGCGAGGTGGGCGTTCCCGCGCGCGTGCGCGGGGCGCAGCGGTTCTTCGATCGCGCAGAGGTGCGCCAGGCCGTGCACGCGATCCGGGCGCAGGCGCTCGCCGCCACCGACGAGCCCGTGTTCAAGGCCGTGAGCGACGTGCTGCGCTCGCTCGACTGGTCGGTCGAACCGCCGCCGGGCCCGGGTGCGGTCCGCGACCGGTGGGAGTCGCTCAACGCCATCGCGCGACTGGTCGACGACCTGCCGCCGGGCACGACCCTGCGGGCGTTCGCCGACGACCTCCGAGCGCGCGCGGAGGCGCAGCACGAGCCGGCGATCGCCGCGGTCACGCTCGCGACCCTGCACTCCGCGAAGGGGCTCGAGTGGGACGAGGTGCATCTCGTCGGTCTCACCGAGGGCATGCTCCCGATCGCCTACGCGACCGGCCTCGAGGCCATCGACGAGGAGCGGCGTCTGTTGTACGTGGGCCTCACGCGGGCACGGCGGCGGCTGACGCTGAGCTGGGCGGCGCGGGCCGCCGCGCATCGAGGCGAGCGGGAGCCGTCGCGGTTCCTGCGGGAGCTCGACATCCGCACTCCGGATGCGCGCCGATCGGCCGGAGTGCCGGTGGGTGCGAACCGGCCGCGCCGCTGA
- a CDS encoding IS481 family transposase, giving the protein MSRGNRNRVIAHAIVDGGLTAADAAARFGISRQWASTLANRYREGGDDALEPRSRKPRRSPTRTTEGMRQRILTLRTELAGAGLDDGAESIRDRLTRAGEKAPSVSTIWRILRAEGVVIPQPQKRPRSSIIRFEAVQPNETWQSDFTHWPLADGTDVEIISWLDDHSRYLVRISAHARVTGPIVVATFTSAADTHGLPASTLTDNGMVYTTRFARGGSGPNGFETLLGRLGITQKNGSPAHPQTQGKIERFHQTLKQWLRRQPPADTIQALNQQLEHFQELYNEHRPHRAINRSTPGEAYRSLPKAEPRLRHGDEHWRVRYDTVDNVGTITIRYAGRLRHLGIGRAHAGTPVILLMNGPQTLVTARHTGELLAEHIIDPGRDYQPRKRQKPLPKEGLHVNDVPEHL; this is encoded by the coding sequence ATGTCGAGAGGGAACCGGAATCGTGTCATCGCCCACGCCATCGTCGACGGCGGCTTGACCGCCGCGGACGCCGCCGCACGGTTCGGGATCAGCCGGCAATGGGCGAGCACGCTGGCGAACCGGTACCGGGAAGGCGGCGACGACGCGCTCGAGCCACGCTCCCGCAAGCCACGGCGATCACCGACGCGCACCACCGAAGGCATGCGGCAGCGGATCCTGACGCTTCGAACCGAACTGGCCGGCGCCGGGCTCGATGACGGCGCCGAGTCGATCCGCGATCGGCTGACCCGCGCCGGTGAGAAGGCCCCGAGCGTGTCCACGATCTGGCGGATCCTGCGCGCTGAGGGCGTCGTGATCCCGCAACCGCAGAAACGGCCGCGGTCCTCGATCATCCGGTTCGAAGCCGTCCAGCCGAACGAGACCTGGCAGTCCGACTTCACCCACTGGCCCCTCGCCGACGGCACCGACGTGGAGATCATCTCCTGGCTGGACGATCACTCCCGATACCTTGTGCGCATCAGCGCGCACGCCCGCGTGACCGGCCCGATCGTGGTCGCCACCTTCACCAGCGCCGCGGATACGCACGGGCTGCCCGCGTCCACCCTGACCGACAACGGCATGGTCTACACCACCCGGTTCGCCCGCGGCGGCAGCGGACCGAACGGGTTCGAGACCCTGCTCGGCCGGCTCGGGATCACCCAGAAGAACGGCTCACCCGCGCACCCGCAAACCCAGGGCAAAATCGAACGCTTCCACCAGACCCTCAAGCAGTGGCTCCGACGGCAACCGCCCGCCGACACGATCCAAGCCCTGAACCAGCAGCTCGAGCACTTCCAGGAGCTGTACAACGAGCACCGCCCGCATCGCGCGATCAACCGAAGCACCCCCGGCGAGGCGTACCGGTCGCTCCCGAAAGCCGAACCCCGACTCCGCCACGGCGACGAGCACTGGCGGGTCCGCTACGACACCGTCGACAACGTCGGCACGATCACCATCCGCTACGCCGGCCGACTCCGACACCTCGGCATCGGCCGCGCCCACGCCGGCACCCCCGTCATCCTGCTCATGAACGGACCGCAAACCCTCGTCACCGCCAGGCACACCGGCGAACTCCTCGCCGAACACATCATCGATCCCGGCCGCGACTACCAACCCCGGAAACGACAGAAGCCCCTCCCGAAGGAGGGGCTTCATGTCAACGATGTCCCGGAACATCTGTAA
- a CDS encoding class I SAM-dependent methyltransferase, with protein sequence MERDRDLDLTSGDWLDANRANWDERVPVHVASPFYDRADLRAGGSQLDPIAAAGIARLFPDGLDGVRVLHLQCHFGSDTLSLVNAGATAVGLDFSRPAVEEARRMAAELGVADRARFIEANVYDARHRLPEPESFDLVFTTWGTIGWLPDVAEWARIIAWFLKPGGGLYFADGHPAAFVFDGDGGPGGLPVFSYPYTSTDVIEFDDPSDYADPEARLASSRTVEWIHPLGEVLGAMRDAGLAIERFAEHHEVPWQIFPIAVPKGDGMYGWPAEPWLPLSYEVVASRASAVVE encoded by the coding sequence GTGGAACGCGACCGCGACCTCGACCTGACGAGCGGCGACTGGCTCGACGCGAACCGGGCGAACTGGGACGAGCGCGTGCCCGTGCACGTCGCGTCGCCGTTCTACGACCGTGCCGACCTGCGCGCGGGCGGCAGCCAGCTCGACCCGATCGCGGCCGCCGGCATCGCACGATTGTTCCCCGACGGCCTCGACGGCGTGCGCGTGCTGCACCTGCAGTGCCATTTCGGCTCCGACACGCTCTCCCTCGTGAACGCCGGCGCCACGGCCGTCGGCCTCGACTTCTCCCGACCTGCGGTCGAGGAGGCCCGGCGGATGGCGGCCGAGCTCGGTGTGGCCGACCGCGCCCGCTTCATCGAGGCGAACGTGTACGACGCTCGGCACCGGCTGCCCGAGCCCGAGTCGTTCGACCTCGTCTTCACGACGTGGGGCACGATCGGCTGGCTTCCGGATGTCGCGGAGTGGGCGCGCATCATCGCCTGGTTCCTCAAGCCCGGCGGTGGCCTGTACTTCGCCGACGGGCACCCCGCGGCGTTCGTGTTCGACGGCGACGGCGGACCGGGCGGCCTCCCGGTCTTCTCGTACCCGTACACCTCGACCGACGTGATCGAGTTCGACGACCCGAGCGACTACGCCGACCCCGAGGCGAGGCTCGCCAGTTCGCGGACGGTGGAGTGGATCCATCCGCTCGGCGAAGTGCTCGGCGCGATGCGCGATGCGGGCCTCGCCATCGAGCGGTTCGCCGAGCACCATGAGGTGCCCTGGCAGATCTTCCCGATCGCCGTGCCGAAGGGCGACGGCATGTACGGCTGGCCCGCCGAGCCGTGGCTTCCGCTGTCGTACGAGGTCGTCGCCTCGCGCGCGTCCGCGGTCGTCGAGTAG
- a CDS encoding YlbL family protein has translation MSLFGPETDGASASFSTADSVSDRRRSRRERLGWIAVAVAVATALVFALLPSPYVIQQPGPIYDTLGTSEIDGEDVPLIDIPDEETYPTDGSLDLLTVAAVGQPGRTPGWLDVAAAWFDPRRAVVPVETLFPPGLSEEDRNAQNTAQMVDSQQDAIAAALVELGYDFPRDVTVVGIGDGTPAEGVLEPDDVILSVDGEAVHSVDELRSALGEHGTDTPAQFEVRRGDETLTLEATPEDVDGQAVLGVGVRMEYEFPIDVEIRLDDVGGPSAGMMFALGIVDKLTPGAMTGGDQVAGTGTIDSDGAVGGIGGIRQKLWAAHDDGADLFIAPEANCDEVVGHVPDGLDVYAVTTLEEARTIVETAAEDGDMASFARCEA, from the coding sequence ATGTCGCTGTTCGGGCCCGAGACCGATGGCGCCTCCGCGAGCTTCAGCACGGCCGACTCCGTCTCCGACCGCCGGCGTTCGCGTCGCGAGCGCCTCGGTTGGATCGCGGTCGCGGTCGCCGTCGCGACCGCGCTGGTCTTCGCGCTGCTGCCCTCGCCGTACGTGATCCAGCAGCCCGGTCCGATCTACGACACGCTCGGCACGTCCGAGATCGACGGCGAGGATGTCCCGCTGATCGACATCCCCGACGAGGAGACGTACCCGACCGACGGCTCGCTCGACCTGCTGACCGTGGCGGCGGTCGGACAGCCCGGCCGCACGCCGGGATGGCTCGACGTCGCCGCGGCCTGGTTCGACCCGCGCCGCGCAGTGGTCCCCGTCGAGACCCTGTTCCCGCCAGGCCTCAGCGAGGAGGACCGCAACGCGCAGAACACCGCGCAGATGGTCGACTCGCAGCAGGATGCGATCGCGGCCGCCCTCGTCGAGCTCGGCTACGACTTCCCGCGCGACGTGACGGTGGTCGGCATCGGCGACGGCACGCCCGCCGAGGGCGTGCTCGAGCCCGACGACGTGATCCTGTCGGTCGACGGCGAGGCTGTGCACTCGGTCGACGAACTGCGCTCGGCCCTGGGCGAGCACGGCACCGACACGCCCGCGCAGTTCGAGGTGCGCCGGGGTGATGAGACGCTGACGCTCGAGGCGACGCCCGAGGACGTCGACGGGCAGGCGGTGCTGGGCGTCGGAGTGCGGATGGAGTACGAATTCCCCATCGACGTCGAGATCCGCCTCGACGACGTCGGCGGCCCGAGCGCCGGCATGATGTTCGCCCTCGGCATCGTCGACAAGCTGACCCCGGGTGCGATGACCGGTGGCGACCAGGTGGCCGGCACCGGGACGATCGACTCGGATGGCGCGGTCGGCGGCATCGGCGGCATCCGCCAGAAGCTCTGGGCCGCTCACGACGACGGGGCCGACCTGTTCATCGCACCCGAGGCGAACTGCGACGAGGTCGTCGGCCACGTGCCCGACGGACTCGACGTCTACGCGGTGACCACGCTCGAGGAGGCGCGCACCATCGTGGAGACCGCCGCCGAGGACGGCGACATGGCCTCCTTCGCCCGCTGCGAGGCGTGA
- a CDS encoding UPF0182 family membrane protein — translation MPRRRAPIAITIGIVGALVVAFFVFAGIYADVLWYQQLGFVEVLATEWIARIVLFVIGFLAMALPVWISIQIAYRTRPVYAKLNSQLDRYKEIFEPLRRLAMYGIPIVLGVFAGVSTASRWDSVLVWLNRTPFGSTDEQFGLDVGFYVFELPFYRSIVGFASAVVLLSGLLVIATNYLYGAIRISGREVVISKAARIQIAITAGLYLLLQAVSIWLDQYATVTEAGSLITGASYTDVNATIPGRQILSVIAAVVAVLFLITAILGRWRLPLIGAVLLIVSSLLIGSLYPWVVQRFQVDPSARALEAPYIQRNIEATRDAFGVSDIEEVQYEAVTDAEPGALRADAETTASIRLMDPAVISPAFRQLEQFRQYYQFPETLDVDRYEIDGTTQDTVVAIRDLNLEGLGDAQTWFNSHLVYTHGYGLVAAAGNQRSSDGQPVFIQSGIPSTGNLPEFEPRVYFGENSPDYSIVGAPEGEQAIELDFPAGGEGEPQQTTFEGDGGPKLDNLFTKLVYALKFQSEQIFLSDQVNDESQILYDRSPIERVQKVAPFLTLDSDTYPSVVDGRVVWIVDGYTLSDQYPYSNKVSYSEAISDSEGVQQPLAFDEVNYVRNSVKATVDAYDGSVTLYAWDTEDPILQTWAKIFPDAIQDMSEMSGELMSHVRYPADLFKMQRAVLGRYHVTESDAFYSREDAWTTPKDPTQGSASTLLQPPYYLTMQMPGQEAPTYSIYSTFIPEARGTQSRNVLRGYLAVDSNAGAEDGERAEGYGKLRLLSLPEDDNVPGPGQVQNTFNSDPTVSQSLNLLKQGQSDVINGNLLTVPVGGGLLYVQPVYVRSTGETSYPVLQKVLVAFGDQIAFQDTLDEALNVLFGGDSGAAAGDEEVEPTEPGQTPDEGGEQPATEDTELQALLNRARQVIEDKQQALQDGDWAAYGQADAELAEIISELIVLADEGSAEAPATEPPATEAPSGN, via the coding sequence ATGCCGCGCCGCCGAGCGCCGATCGCGATCACGATCGGCATCGTGGGTGCGCTCGTCGTGGCCTTCTTCGTGTTCGCCGGCATCTACGCCGACGTGCTGTGGTACCAGCAGCTCGGGTTCGTCGAGGTGCTCGCGACCGAGTGGATCGCGCGCATCGTGCTGTTCGTGATCGGCTTCCTCGCGATGGCGCTGCCGGTGTGGATCTCGATCCAGATCGCGTACCGCACGCGTCCCGTGTACGCCAAGCTCAACTCCCAGCTCGATCGGTACAAGGAGATCTTCGAGCCGCTGCGTCGCCTCGCGATGTACGGCATCCCGATCGTGCTCGGCGTGTTCGCGGGCGTCTCGACGGCCAGCCGTTGGGATTCGGTGCTCGTGTGGCTGAACCGCACGCCGTTCGGATCGACTGACGAGCAGTTCGGCCTGGACGTGGGCTTCTACGTCTTCGAGCTGCCGTTCTACCGCTCGATCGTCGGGTTCGCCTCGGCCGTCGTGCTGCTGTCGGGCCTGCTCGTCATCGCGACCAACTACCTCTACGGCGCCATCCGGATCAGCGGCCGCGAGGTCGTGATCTCGAAGGCCGCGCGGATCCAGATCGCGATCACCGCGGGTCTCTACCTGCTGCTGCAGGCCGTGAGCATCTGGCTCGACCAGTACGCCACCGTGACCGAGGCCGGATCGCTCATCACCGGTGCCTCGTACACCGACGTCAACGCGACCATCCCCGGCCGGCAGATCCTGTCGGTCATCGCGGCGGTCGTCGCGGTGCTGTTCCTCATCACCGCGATCCTCGGCCGCTGGCGGCTGCCGCTCATCGGCGCCGTGCTGCTCATCGTGTCGAGCCTGCTCATCGGCTCGCTGTACCCGTGGGTCGTCCAGCGCTTCCAGGTCGACCCGAGCGCTCGTGCGCTCGAGGCTCCGTACATCCAACGGAACATCGAGGCGACGCGCGACGCGTTCGGCGTCTCCGACATCGAAGAGGTGCAGTACGAGGCCGTGACCGACGCTGAGCCGGGGGCGCTCCGTGCCGATGCCGAGACCACCGCGAGCATCCGCCTCATGGACCCGGCGGTCATCAGCCCCGCCTTCCGGCAGCTCGAGCAGTTCCGGCAGTACTACCAGTTCCCCGAGACGCTCGACGTCGACCGGTACGAGATCGACGGCACGACGCAGGACACCGTCGTCGCCATCCGCGACCTGAACCTCGAGGGCCTCGGCGACGCCCAGACCTGGTTCAACAGCCACCTCGTGTACACGCACGGCTACGGCCTGGTCGCGGCGGCGGGAAACCAGCGCTCGAGCGACGGCCAGCCCGTGTTCATCCAGTCGGGCATCCCCTCGACCGGCAACCTGCCCGAGTTCGAGCCGCGCGTGTACTTCGGCGAGAACTCGCCCGACTACTCGATCGTGGGCGCGCCCGAGGGCGAGCAGGCGATCGAGCTCGACTTCCCCGCCGGCGGCGAGGGCGAGCCGCAGCAGACCACGTTCGAGGGCGACGGCGGCCCGAAGCTCGACAACCTCTTCACCAAGCTCGTCTACGCGCTGAAGTTCCAGTCCGAGCAGATCTTCCTGTCCGACCAGGTCAACGACGAGTCGCAGATCCTCTACGACCGCTCACCCATCGAGCGCGTCCAGAAGGTCGCGCCCTTCCTCACGCTCGACAGCGACACCTACCCGTCCGTGGTCGACGGTCGCGTCGTCTGGATCGTGGACGGCTACACCCTCTCCGACCAGTACCCCTACTCCAACAAGGTGAGCTACAGCGAGGCGATCTCCGACAGCGAGGGCGTCCAGCAGCCGCTCGCGTTCGACGAGGTCAACTACGTCCGCAACTCGGTGAAGGCGACGGTCGACGCGTACGACGGCAGCGTCACCCTCTACGCGTGGGACACCGAGGACCCGATCCTGCAGACGTGGGCGAAGATCTTCCCCGACGCCATCCAGGACATGAGCGAGATGTCCGGCGAGCTCATGAGCCACGTGCGCTACCCGGCCGACCTCTTCAAGATGCAGCGCGCGGTGCTGGGGCGCTACCACGTGACCGAGTCCGACGCGTTCTACTCGCGCGAGGACGCGTGGACGACGCCCAAGGACCCCACCCAGGGCTCGGCGAGCACGCTCCTGCAGCCGCCGTACTACCTGACGATGCAGATGCCGGGCCAGGAGGCGCCGACCTACTCGATCTACTCGACCTTCATCCCCGAGGCGCGAGGCACGCAGAGCCGCAACGTGCTCCGCGGCTACCTCGCGGTCGACTCCAACGCGGGAGCGGAGGACGGTGAGCGGGCTGAGGGCTACGGCAAGCTGAGGTTGCTCTCCCTGCCTGAGGACGATAACGTGCCCGGTCCCGGCCAGGTGCAGAACACCTTCAACTCCGATCCGACGGTGTCGCAGTCGCTGAACCTGCTGAAGCAGGGGCAGTCCGACGTGATCAACGGCAACCTGCTCACGGTGCCCGTCGGCGGCGGCCTCCTGTACGTCCAGCCCGTGTACGTCCGGTCGACCGGTGAGACGAGCTATCCGGTGCTGCAGAAGGTGCTCGTGGCCTTCGGCGACCAGATCGCCTTCCAGGACACCCTCGACGAAGCGCTGAACGTGCTGTTCGGCGGCGACTCGGGTGCTGCCGCTGGCGACGAGGAGGTCGAGCCGACCGAACCCGGCCAGACGCCCGACGAGGGCGGCGAGCAGCCGGCCACCGAGGACACCGAGCTCCAGGCCCTGCTCAATCGGGCCCGCCAGGTGATCGAGGACAAGCAGCAGGCGCTGCAGGACGGCGACTGGGCAGCCTACGGCCAGGCCGACGCCGAGCTCGCCGAGATCATCTCCGAGCTCATCGTGCTCGCCGACGAGGGCAGTGCGGAGGCGCCGGCGACCGAGCCGCCCGCCACCGAGGCGCCGTCCGGGAACTGA
- the nudC gene encoding NAD(+) diphosphatase, whose translation MLEPDAPPLAREHLDRDAISRSGVGREAAFDADPNARVLVVRDGKVLLGDAAGSRVLGLRHPSSLPAPALRCYLGRTLGDSVDGAGDPLSTGSPIEAWVLDDDPAAGLADDDGWAGLRTVATQLDDRDAGLAIQAVALANWHGTHAFCARCGSPTEVVASGWARRCLAEDALRFPRTDPAVIVLVTDDDDRVLLGSNAMWQQDRFSVLAGFVEPGESLEAAVVREIAEETGLIVDRVEYLGSQPWPFPASLMCAFRARVADGASVTAVPDGEEILELRWFDRDELTAALGRVGLPGETSIARWMLERWYGGPLSSSLPWSTS comes from the coding sequence GTGCTCGAACCCGACGCGCCGCCCCTCGCGCGCGAGCACCTCGACCGCGATGCGATCAGCCGTTCGGGGGTCGGTCGCGAAGCCGCCTTCGATGCCGACCCGAACGCGCGCGTCCTCGTCGTGCGCGACGGCAAGGTGCTCCTCGGCGACGCAGCAGGTTCGCGCGTGCTCGGCCTGCGCCATCCGTCGTCGCTGCCGGCGCCGGCCCTGCGCTGCTACCTCGGCCGCACGCTGGGCGACAGCGTGGACGGCGCGGGCGACCCGTTGTCGACCGGAAGCCCGATCGAGGCGTGGGTGCTCGACGATGACCCGGCCGCCGGCCTCGCCGACGACGACGGCTGGGCCGGCCTGCGCACGGTCGCGACGCAGCTCGACGATCGCGACGCGGGGCTCGCCATCCAGGCGGTCGCCCTCGCGAACTGGCACGGCACGCATGCGTTCTGCGCACGGTGCGGGAGTCCGACCGAGGTGGTCGCCTCGGGGTGGGCGCGACGGTGCCTCGCCGAGGATGCGCTGCGGTTCCCGCGCACCGATCCGGCGGTCATCGTCCTCGTCACCGACGACGACGACCGGGTGCTGCTCGGCTCCAACGCGATGTGGCAGCAGGACCGGTTCTCGGTGCTCGCCGGCTTCGTCGAGCCGGGGGAGTCGCTCGAGGCGGCCGTCGTCCGCGAGATCGCGGAGGAGACGGGGCTCATCGTGGATCGCGTCGAGTACCTCGGTTCACAGCCGTGGCCGTTCCCGGCCAGCCTCATGTGCGCGTTCCGCGCCCGCGTGGCCGACGGGGCCTCGGTCACCGCCGTGCCCGACGGCGAGGAGATCCTCGAGCTCCGCTGGTTCGACCGCGACGAGCTGACGGCAGCGCTCGGGCGCGTGGGGTTGCCCGGCGAGACGTCGATCGCGAGGTGGATGCTCGAGCGCTGGTACGGCGGTCCGCTGTCGTCGTCGCTGCCGTGGTCGACCTCATGA
- a CDS encoding zinc-dependent metalloprotease: MLRELLSGSGGIDASKLADAAGLPSDPASLAAIFSQLQQAMQRSADEGIDWSLALRQAEQRASSGQRQLAPAESDRLDTAFDLAALWLDEVVDVSALPGTPELLTRRSWAAATMPIWSQLAEPVALSIADSLTRVMSEQAPEELRSMVQGASRMMRGIGGAMFAMQLGQVVGQLSTEVVSGGDVGIPLLEDGRAALLPQNVAEFGDGLDIPADQVELYLAVRELAHARLFRHARWLRLHLITAITAFARGIDVDVERLEELAEGFDPSNTDELRDAVANGALLRPKSAEQEAALARLETMLALVEGWVDVVTADATSRLPTSDAVAETIRRRRATGGPAESALATLVGLELRPRRLRDAAAMWRAVTDAVGVAARDALWAHPDLLPTAVDLDDPAPLAARLAAGGQAAGEADAEFDEALEALLRGDTPSADAGDEGEDGDGGDAPDATPDAETPGDRPS; this comes from the coding sequence ATGCTCCGCGAGCTGCTGTCCGGATCAGGCGGCATCGACGCGTCGAAGCTCGCCGATGCGGCCGGGCTGCCCAGCGATCCGGCGAGCCTCGCGGCCATCTTCAGCCAGCTGCAGCAGGCCATGCAGCGCTCCGCCGACGAGGGCATCGACTGGTCGCTCGCGCTCCGGCAGGCCGAGCAGCGCGCCTCGTCGGGGCAGCGCCAGCTCGCACCCGCCGAGTCCGACCGGCTCGACACGGCATTCGACCTCGCCGCGCTGTGGCTCGACGAGGTCGTGGATGTCTCCGCGCTGCCGGGCACGCCCGAGCTGCTGACCCGCCGGTCGTGGGCCGCGGCCACGATGCCCATCTGGTCGCAGCTCGCCGAGCCCGTCGCGCTCAGCATCGCCGACTCGCTCACGCGCGTCATGAGCGAGCAGGCGCCCGAAGAGCTGCGCTCGATGGTGCAGGGTGCCAGCCGGATGATGCGGGGCATCGGCGGCGCGATGTTCGCCATGCAGCTCGGGCAGGTCGTGGGCCAGCTCTCGACCGAGGTCGTGTCGGGCGGCGATGTCGGCATCCCGCTGCTCGAAGACGGCCGAGCCGCGCTGCTGCCGCAGAACGTCGCCGAGTTCGGCGACGGGCTCGACATCCCGGCCGACCAGGTCGAGCTCTACCTCGCGGTGCGCGAGCTCGCGCACGCCCGGCTCTTCCGGCACGCTCGGTGGTTGCGGCTGCACCTGATCACCGCGATCACGGCCTTCGCGCGCGGCATCGACGTCGACGTCGAGCGACTCGAGGAACTCGCCGAGGGATTCGACCCGTCGAACACCGACGAGCTCCGCGACGCGGTCGCGAACGGCGCGCTGCTGCGCCCGAAGAGCGCCGAGCAGGAGGCCGCACTGGCGCGGCTCGAGACGATGCTCGCGCTCGTCGAGGGCTGGGTCGACGTCGTCACCGCGGATGCCACGTCGCGCCTGCCGACGTCCGACGCCGTCGCCGAGACCATCCGTCGCCGGCGCGCCACGGGCGGTCCCGCCGAGTCCGCGCTCGCGACGCTCGTCGGACTCGAGCTGCGTCCCCGCCGCCTTCGCGACGCCGCGGCGATGTGGCGGGCGGTCACCGACGCGGTGGGCGTCGCCGCGCGCGATGCGCTCTGGGCGCATCCCGACCTGCTTCCGACCGCGGTCGACCTCGACGACCCCGCGCCGCTCGCGGCACGGCTCGCCGCCGGCGGGCAGGCGGCCGGCGAGGCCGACGCCGAGTTCGACGAGGCGCTCGAGGCGCTGCTTCGCGGCGACACGCCGAGCGCCGATGCCGGCGACGAAGGCGAAGACGGCGACGGCGGCGACGCACCCGATGCGACGCCCGACGCCGAGACGCCCGGCGACCGCCCCTCCTGA